CAGTTACAGCAAAGACCTCCGCGCGAATTACACCCCTAAACAGAGTATTTTGAACAATGATCTATTAGACGTAATCAGTGATAATTTAAAAGCTGTATCAGTTGAAAACCATGCGCGTAGTAACACCTACACACTCGATTACATAACTGCATTGCTGTTTAAACAATTTAATGTCTCGAATCGAGATGAACTAATTACTTATTTAAAACTCAATGGCAAGTTAGATCCATCTGCTAAATCATACACCTTTAAAGCGACATCAGATAAGCCCAAAACGGTGTATTATGCAGCATTTGATTTGGTACGTGCATCATACTCCTCAAGTGATAAACATAGCATTCCAGCGAAGCCTTTAATTGAAACGAACATGGGTATTTTGGATTACATTCTCAAAGTACATACTTCTGATGTTGTTATTGAACTAGCAAAAAATAAGATCAACGCAACAATCGAAAATGACAAAGTCTCATTTGTTAAAAGCCCGACAAACACTCAAATAACCGAGTGTAAGATAAAAACCTCATCCATTAAATCTTTGGTACTGGTGCAAATATCAAACTGTGTAGAAAGTCGACTTAAGGGTGGTGATGTGCAATTTGTACATTTCCAACGTACATCTAAAACCCCACTCTCAGGCGGTACACCAACAATTAGCGACGCTACCGTTAAAAGCTCAAATTTTGAATTCAATGCTAAGCAAAGTACGCTAGTCACTAAGTAATTTTACACATTTCAGGACGAGAGAATTGTAAAAAAGAAGCCCACCAAATTTGGTGGGCTTCAGAAGATCATTTTCGTGTACTGAGAAACTTAATCAACATCCTGGTCGCTAGCGTACTTTATTGCGAGACCGCAAATTGCCATCATAACGAACGGGATAGCCGCCGTGGTGTATTCTGCCCATGGCATATTTGCGAATGCTTTTGCCAGCAGTACGTGGCCGAGGACTAACAGAAGTGCACACACAATCGCGACAATAATTAGCTTAACTTCATTTCCCATAGTCATTTTCAACATAACGGTATCTCCAATATTTGGTCTATCGTTATTGAATCACAACTCTCTGATCAATTAGGCGTACAGTTACGCCACAAACAACCCGTACAGTTGAAATAATTGTCTTTTTTATGAGTGACTTAAGGTTTTGTGAACAACTTAGACTTTTGCTCTCTCAACAGTTAAACGAGATAAGCCGTTAGAGAATCTGTTTTAAGAATGCATCAATTGATGTGCGAGTTTGCCAAGTAGAATCAGCGCTTGCTCTTTCTCTGCTGTGAGTTCATAAGAAAAATTTAACCGAATCGCGTTGTCTACTCTGCCCTGCTCACTAAACAAATCGCCAGATGCGACACTAATACCTTGAGCAATCGCGAGTTGATGGAATTGTTGGCTATCGAAATGAGGAGAGAACCGTACCCACACGAAGTAACCACCAGCAGGGTCTTCAATCTCGATAGATTGGGGGAAGTATTGCTTGATAGCGCTAATAAACCGCTCTTTTCTGACCAAGAGATTTTTACGCAGTTTGCGAAGGTGATTATCATAGCTTTCATGAGTGAGGAAGTGTGCGACCCCAAGCTGCACAGGAGCACTACTCGACAGCGTAGAAAGAAGCTGCAACTTTTGGATCGCATCGTTAAAACGCGTGTTCACAACCCAACCTACTCGATAGCCCGGACATAGGCTTTTGGAGTAAGATCCACACAACAATACAGAGTCTGTCTTGTCGAAAGCCTTTAGTGGCTTCGGCTTATGCCCTTCATAATACAGGTCACCATACACGTCATCTTCAATAATGTAGGTTTCATGTTGTTCAGCAACCTCAACCACTCGGCGCTTCGCATCTTCAGACAAACTTGTCCCTGTCGGGTTTTGAAACGTCGTCATCAGCCAACACGCTTTCACATCCTGGTTTTGTAGTGCGCTTTCAAACTGCTCAATATTCAATCCATTGATTGGACAAACATCCACTTCGATAGGGTTGAGTCCTAACCTCTCGACAGCTTGCAGAGCACCATAGAAAGCAGGAGATTCAATCACAACGTAGTCACCGGGCTTGGTTACAGTTTGAAGGCTCAAGTTAAGCGCTTCCATCGCACCAGAAGTAATCACGATATCTTGATGGTTGACGGTAATACCTTGCTGCAGGTAACGTTGAGCGATTTGTCTTCTTAGGGACTCACTGCCCGGTGGCAGATTATTGATCACACTAGCACCTGTCATCTTCCTTCCCGCACTGGCGAGGTTTCGAGTCAAGGTAGGCAAAGGGAAAAGGTCAGGATCTGGGAATGCTGATCCAAAAGGAATAACCCCCTCTGCCGAACTCGATTTCAAAAAGTCGAATAAGCGATCATTAATGGCTTTCTTTTTGTGTACTAACGGCAGTTCATAATCAACGCCGTCCACACGTGGTGCAACAAAGTAGCCCGACTGAGGCTTAGCGATGATCCACCCTTCGCTTTCTAACAATTGGTAGGCTTGTAAGACAGTACTATTGCTGACGCTGTAATTGCGACAACTCATGCGGACGGAAGGGATCTTTTCTCCTGAACGCCACGTGTTGTTCGCTATCTGAGTTCGAATATCCTTTGCAAGCTCTTCATAACGCGCCATCTAATTGTACTACCTAGAGAAATTCTAATAAGCATGAGATTTTATCACTAACGTTAACAACTATTGCTGCTATCCATATGATTGAGCCTAATTTCTATAATAGTGTGAATTGGTTCACAGATAACTTTGTATGCTTTGCTAAGTTTGTAACCAAGGCGAGAGCCAAGTTCGTTCTACGCCTCTATAATTTGATGTAATCCAAAAAACATGCGAGATAAAAATGAAAAAAATAGAAGCAGACCAGTTAAGTTATAAAGGAGAGTCAAACGGTGTTCATAGTTGGACAACACCGAGTGGCCAGCCATATTACTGGCACCCAGACTGGCTCCATATCGCTGAAGATGCAACAGGCTCACATCCAAAGCAGGAGATCGATGTCGATCAAGACCAAGCACCAACTGAGAAACACGCGGTGTCTGCTATTCTGAAACACCTAAACCAATGGGCATCAGACAAACTAGCATCTCACCCAGACATTGAAACCAACTCAATTGAATCTGAAATCAATCTGAAAAAGTAATTTGATTAGAGGTAAGTAGTCGTCAATCACTCTCGACTTCACTCAAATATATCGACTGAATAGTCTCGTATTTCAACCGGGACTATTCAAGTGTCTTCATAAAAACTGCCGTAATAACACCCATCTAGCTAACAATTATCTAACACAAACCAATTTTTTGTATCATTCAACAAAAGCTATCGATAGAATCCCCGACCTTATTCACACTCGCTATACTAGCCATACATACCTACCAACCTCGTGAATTAATACACAAAATACGTATTCGTAAACTTAGGAATAGTTGCGAGACCTTAAGATGAAAATGAACAAAGGCTTATCGATGGATACTTCAAATTACAATCAATCGCTAACGACTCAATTATACGTCATCGCTGGCGTGCTATTTGGCACCTACGGCAGTCGGGTATGCCCGATGCTCGAAAGCTTAACGACGTTAGAAATTTTCACCCAAGTCAGTAGTGTCTTTATCTTATTGTGGCTAGCGCGTCATTATTTGCTATCGCAACACACCTTAGTCAAACAAGGTCGATTTGCACAACTCGATACTATGTTGTTCTTTGCCGCGAGTATTCCTTTCGCGCTCTACTACAACCTAAGCTACGACTTCACGATAGACAGTAACTTGAAAGTGCTGTTCGGCATGAGCCTATTTGGTTTCTTTACCGGTACCATTATTCAACTGAAAGCGAAGCTTAGCCAAATAGATGAAATGGAGATGACTGGGCAATTTGACTTCCACCTGATAGGTGAAAGAAGTTCACTGGTTAAACAAATGATTGGTTTGGTCATCGTGCTTCTGGTAACACTGACCACCATGCTGACTATGGTGGCCGTCAAAGACATCTTCTGGCTAGAACACAACCCCGGCCGTTTGCTAGATGGTACGGGCAAGATCAGCGTGATCAAAGAGTTCATTTATTTGGCGGTTGTACTAGGTGGATACGCGATAACCATCATGACTCTATGGAGCCAGCTGATTAGACGTATTCTTCTAAGCCAAGAGCACGCATTAAGTAAAGTAACTAATGGTGAGCCAGGCGTTCGCTTACCTATATTCAGCTACAACGAGCTTGGGTCAATAGCATCTATGACCAATACCATGCTTGATAGCCTCGAAAACGCTCAAGACGAAGTAAAAACCACACGTGACGTCGCGATTGTTAGCTTATCTGCACTAGCTGAATCTCGAGACAATGAAACTGGCGCCCATATTTTACGAACTCAAGAATACGTAAAGGTACTCGCACTGGAGCTCAGCAAATCTGAAGCTCACGCGATCTTATTAACACCCAACTATATCGAGCTGCTTTATAAATCTGCCCCACTGCATGATGTAGGTAAGGTTGGAGTACCTGACAGTGTGCTGCTAAAACCGGGCAAACTGACGGATGAAGAGTTTGAGATAATGAAAGGTCACCCTGCTATTGGCGCCGAAGCGTTATCTATTGCAGAAAAGCAATTGGGAAGCAGTTCTTTCTTAAGAGTCGCGAAAGAGATTTCTCTCACTCACCACGAGAAATGGAACGGCAGCGGTTATCCCAACCAGCTGTCTGGGGAAGATATTCCTCTGTCCGGCCGCTTAATGGCATTGGCCGATGTTTATGACGCATTAATATCGAAGCGAGTCTACAAGCCAGCCTTTACTCATGAGCAAGCGAAACAGATTATCTTGGAAGGTAATGGGACCCATTTTGACCCGCAAGTTGTCCAAGCTTTTCTGGCCGTCGAACAAGAATTCGTTTCAATTGCCGCGACCTACAAGGATGGAAAAAACATGCAAAGTGAACTTGAACGAGAAAGCTTTGTTGCTCAACCTGCTTAGTCTTTTCGAAAACCACTAACTATACAGGCTCCGACTATACAGGTTACAGTAAGTTATGGGGTGTTATACAGGCTACAATAGTTATATAGGTTAGATCGCAGAGTGATTTTCTGAGTCAGCTTCATTCGAATGTTAAGTTAAGCGAAACAGGAATAGTGACTGAGTAAGATTCTATAAAAAACCAGCATATATATGCTGGTTTTTTTTGGTTTAGAAGAAACACTATCTTAGTAGTTGTACACCACCAAGAGCTACACCTGGGTTCTTCCCTTTGCTATCCAGATTTTCTACTTCATATACCCATTTTAGGGTCGTGGTATCATCTGGTAAATCAACGCGGTGAATACCGTAGCGCCCGACTTTAGTACCTCTAGGCACACTGACTGAAGAAGAACCGATGGAAGGCAAGCTAGACCAGTTGTTACCAGACTTCGCTAATGCACCATCAACTATATTGTCTCCGACACTGTAAGCCTTCCAGATTTCAGAACCATTAGCAAATAGCTTAAGGGTACCTTTTGGAACTTCTTGAGCTCCCGTCCAACCTTTTCCGATAACGGCCGTTCTAAAACGAATAACTTTCCAACTTTGACCACTTTCAGCTGTAACCGAAACCTCTGATTTTTTCTCATCGCCACCAAGATAAAGGTGACCTTCCCAATTATAGGTAGATGGGGTTTGAGTCCAAGTATGCGCAAATGGGTCAGTTTGATTTCCATCGCCCCAACCAAATAAACAGTCGCCATTCTTGCTGACCGTACATTGTGGATACTTAGCGCCAGCGTTTACTTCAGCGTAGCTAAAAGAAACAGTCTGAATACCCGTTTTGAGTGAGTTACGAACAGACCATACTTTTCCAGTTTTGCCATCAACATCAATACGCCAGTATAAAACATCACTTGCAGAGTTTAGATTAACATCTTGCCAACCTGAACCCGCGGAACCCGTACCCGACTGAATTTCTTGCCAAGTGCTATTGTCAGTGCTGGTATACACTTTGTATGCACTTGATTTAGAAAACTTCCAAGTGAACTTGTGAATACCTTTGAAGGGGATTGACTGCCCATTATATGGTCGCGGTGTGTGCGCATACTTCAGATTATCATTCGCAAGTTCTGCCATATCACCATCAGACAAAGCAAACGAACGCATCTCAATATTATCAACTAAGATGTTACCCGCCATTTGCTCAGACTTTAGGTTAGCCGTTGCATCTTTACCTGCGTCCATCCAAGGCTTTGCAATAATCAACCCTTGGCTTGTCCCTGCAGACAAACGACTCCCTGCTCCCCAAACACCGGCATAACCCGTAGTCAGCTTGATGTCATCGACTTCTGCATCGCTATTATAATGGTCGACCAGCGTCGCTTGCTTACCATTCAACCAAATAGACACTTTCTGAGTAGTACGATCAACACGCACAGCAACGGTATTCCACTGACTGAGGTTAAGTGCCTCTTTGGTTGTCACTGATACCTTTCTTAAATCATTTCCACCCGCATAAGTTGCTAACTGACGAGAAATCATGAACCACTCTAAAGTCCCCTCTTTAGTCAATTTAAGGTGGAAACCGTCACTCCAAATCCCTTTGCTAACCAGGTCAATTGGGTACTCTAGCTTTACATTCGGCTTCACTTTCAGTGATAGCGTAAAATCATCTTCCGCAAAGTCGAAATCATGCCCATAATGAAATTTGTATTTTAAAGACTCTTGAACGTCATTCTCTAATAAGTTGGATTTGACAGATTCAAAGGCCCCGAGTTTCAATGTCTTCGAATTCGCGTAGCCTTGGTTAACCCAAACTTCAGAAATAGACTGTTTGGTCGATTGCTTTACGGCTGCAATCTGCGAAGGTAAGCCCGTTTGAGCATTCACGATCCATAAGTCATCAACAGGAGTCTCTTCAAAATCGAAACGAGCATATAGATCAGGCGATGTTACTTTCACATGAACGACGTCACGGTCGAACAGTTTTTTTCCATCTGTAATGACATAATGGAATTCGTCTTCACCGATAAAACCTTTCGGCGCTTTATAGGTAATTTTGCCACTCGTGATAGTAAGTTCACCACCTTGTGCTGAATATTCATCCACTTTACTGAGCGAAATCGAATCACCGTTGGCATCGAAATCATTTTTAAGTACATCTAGACTCGTCGTACTGTCTCGCTTTACGCTGAAGTGGTCTATCTTAGCCGAAGGCGGTAAAGGGTAATCGGCTGGGCCAACCAAGCTTCTTCTTAAACGGTTATTTTTATAAATATTGAAATTGATATCGTCAACATGAGCTTCACCACCTTGAATACCATGACCTTCTGCTGAAGTACTATGACCAGTACCTAAGTAGTGTGCGGTTTCATGTAATACCACACCATCTGCACCTATCATGTTACCCGGTGAGCGAACAATGCTTCCGAAGTTCACGCCAAGGATCCAGTTACCTTTCAGCCACAGCATTCTGTGTTTAAGATCCCAACCTCGGATTTTTCTTTGCTGATCCCACCATTTGATAGCGGCGACACGAACGGGTTCATTCTCATGTTGATATCCCCAATTCTTACACGCGTCATGAGAAGCGCTTTTCAAACACGTTTGGTAGTGGTCATCTAAATATCCCCAAGTTTCGATCAGTACATCGTTGACAGTGAAGCGCAACAAAGCATCTCGACTCAATACATAGTCAACTAAATTGATGTAGTAATCGACAAGGACCATTGCGTCATCTAAGTTGCTATCCGCCTCCTGAACAAAGGCTTGGTAAGCGACATGAACCGCCACTTTTACTTTATGCAGCTGAACTTTACTTTTGTCTTTAGCAATTAAATTATCTAAACCTGACGTTGGCGCACTCGGACTTTCATCGATGGTTTTAATTGCTTTTTGAACATTATCTAAAATTACAGATTGAGGAGTAACCGAACGTAAGTCTTGAGCTGTGGCGGTCAACTTGTTAGCCGATAAACCACTTATGATGTCTGCCTTCTCGATCGTCCACACTCTTTGACTACCACGGAACGCCGTGACATAGAGTTTATTCTTTGTGGTTAGTGCAGCAATAACTTGTGTATTCTCATCACTGGTATCAACACCACGATAAACACGAATGTCCGGAGTATTAATAGTGCTTGATGGAGCGTTCCCATTGATACGGTGATCCCATAGATATACTTTCATATCAGGCTCTCGGATCGAATATCGACGGAGCTCTAAAGTACGCTTTTTACCATTAACAGTAATGGCTACAGAAAGATCGGGCGGGGATGCTTTGGTAGGGTTATAGACCATGGGCTTATGGCCTTCGTTTTTGCTATCTTTACACCCACCGGTTGTCACTACCGCTAGTACTATAAAAAATAGACTCAGTAATTTCTTCATTCTAGATAGTTCCTTTATGTCGACGAGTCTAAACTGGCATAAAAACCATATTGATAGCAATGATTTACGTTGAACAAAACAACAGCTATGTACAGTCATTCAAAAGGGGGATACGAGTAAGGTTGATGGCATAAAAAACCCGGCGTACTAATGCGCCGGGCTATTCAAATTAAATAATGACAGTGTTACCTTATTAGTTGTACGCCGCCTATCACGGCCCCCGGAGTCATACCTTTGCTGTCCAAGCGTGAGCTTTCATATTGCCACTTGAGCTGTGTGACGTTTGCGGGAAGCTTTATAAAGTGAATGCCATACAAAGCCGTTTTTAGATTGCGAGGTACGCTTACCCTATTAGTACCAATAGAAGGCAGTGACGCCCACTCTATACCGGCTTTAGTCCATACTTCGTCACCGATATTATGAGCCTTCCAAACTTCTTTCCCGTTAGCGTATAACTTTAGAGTACCTGGTGGGTAATCATCCGCGCCAGTCCAACCTTTGCCTGCAGCTGCAGCTCGGAAACGTACAGCAGACCACTGGCCTGAAGGAATATCCACTTGCAAGCTCAACGTTTTTTGTTTACCACCGAGGTATATATGACCTTCCCAGTTAGTAAAACCACCGTTGTCAATTGTCCAAGTATTACCATGTGGGTCGTCATAGCTATTTTGCGTTGATGGCCAACCAAATAAGCA
Above is a window of Vibrio atlanticus DNA encoding:
- a CDS encoding PLP-dependent aminotransferase family protein, with the translated sequence MARYEELAKDIRTQIANNTWRSGEKIPSVRMSCRNYSVSNSTVLQAYQLLESEGWIIAKPQSGYFVAPRVDGVDYELPLVHKKKAINDRLFDFLKSSSAEGVIPFGSAFPDPDLFPLPTLTRNLASAGRKMTGASVINNLPPGSESLRRQIAQRYLQQGITVNHQDIVITSGAMEALNLSLQTVTKPGDYVVIESPAFYGALQAVERLGLNPIEVDVCPINGLNIEQFESALQNQDVKACWLMTTFQNPTGTSLSEDAKRRVVEVAEQHETYIIEDDVYGDLYYEGHKPKPLKAFDKTDSVLLCGSYSKSLCPGYRVGWVVNTRFNDAIQKLQLLSTLSSSAPVQLGVAHFLTHESYDNHLRKLRKNLLVRKERFISAIKQYFPQSIEIEDPAGGYFVWVRFSPHFDSQQFHQLAIAQGISVASGDLFSEQGRVDNAIRLNFSYELTAEKEQALILLGKLAHQLMHS
- a CDS encoding HD-GYP domain-containing protein codes for the protein MKMNKGLSMDTSNYNQSLTTQLYVIAGVLFGTYGSRVCPMLESLTTLEIFTQVSSVFILLWLARHYLLSQHTLVKQGRFAQLDTMLFFAASIPFALYYNLSYDFTIDSNLKVLFGMSLFGFFTGTIIQLKAKLSQIDEMEMTGQFDFHLIGERSSLVKQMIGLVIVLLVTLTTMLTMVAVKDIFWLEHNPGRLLDGTGKISVIKEFIYLAVVLGGYAITIMTLWSQLIRRILLSQEHALSKVTNGEPGVRLPIFSYNELGSIASMTNTMLDSLENAQDEVKTTRDVAIVSLSALAESRDNETGAHILRTQEYVKVLALELSKSEAHAILLTPNYIELLYKSAPLHDVGKVGVPDSVLLKPGKLTDEEFEIMKGHPAIGAEALSIAEKQLGSSSFLRVAKEISLTHHEKWNGSGYPNQLSGEDIPLSGRLMALADVYDALISKRVYKPAFTHEQAKQIILEGNGTHFDPQVVQAFLAVEQEFVSIAATYKDGKNMQSELERESFVAQPA
- a CDS encoding Ig-like domain-containing protein: MKKLLSLFFIVLAVVTTGGCKDSKNEGHKPMVYNPTKASPPDLSVAITVNGKKRTLELRRYSIREPDMKVYLWDHRINGNAPSSTINTPDIRVYRGVDTSDENTQVIAALTTKNKLYVTAFRGSQRVWTIEKADIISGLSANKLTATAQDLRSVTPQSVILDNVQKAIKTIDESPSAPTSGLDNLIAKDKSKVQLHKVKVAVHVAYQAFVQEADSNLDDAMVLVDYYINLVDYVLSRDALLRFTVNDVLIETWGYLDDHYQTCLKSASHDACKNWGYQHENEPVRVAAIKWWDQQRKIRGWDLKHRMLWLKGNWILGVNFGSIVRSPGNMIGADGVVLHETAHYLGTGHSTSAEGHGIQGGEAHVDDINFNIYKNNRLRRSLVGPADYPLPPSAKIDHFSVKRDSTTSLDVLKNDFDANGDSISLSKVDEYSAQGGELTITSGKITYKAPKGFIGEDEFHYVITDGKKLFDRDVVHVKVTSPDLYARFDFEETPVDDLWIVNAQTGLPSQIAAVKQSTKQSISEVWVNQGYANSKTLKLGAFESVKSNLLENDVQESLKYKFHYGHDFDFAEDDFTLSLKVKPNVKLEYPIDLVSKGIWSDGFHLKLTKEGTLEWFMISRQLATYAGGNDLRKVSVTTKEALNLSQWNTVAVRVDRTTQKVSIWLNGKQATLVDHYNSDAEVDDIKLTTGYAGVWGAGSRLSAGTSQGLIIAKPWMDAGKDATANLKSEQMAGNILVDNIEMRSFALSDGDMAELANDNLKYAHTPRPYNGQSIPFKGIHKFTWKFSKSSAYKVYTSTDNSTWQEIQSGTGSAGSGWQDVNLNSASDVLYWRIDVDGKTGKVWSVRNSLKTGIQTVSFSYAEVNAGAKYPQCTVSKNGDCLFGWGDGNQTDPFAHTWTQTPSTYNWEGHLYLGGDEKKSEVSVTAESGQSWKVIRFRTAVIGKGWTGAQEVPKGTLKLFANGSEIWKAYSVGDNIVDGALAKSGNNWSSLPSIGSSSVSVPRGTKVGRYGIHRVDLPDDTTTLKWVYEVENLDSKGKNPGVALGGVQLLR